From one Drosophila subpulchrella strain 33 F10 #4 breed RU33 chromosome 3L, RU_Dsub_v1.1 Primary Assembly, whole genome shotgun sequence genomic stretch:
- the LOC119555515 gene encoding gamma-aminobutyric acid receptor alpha-like isoform X1 — MCTMPATTDASGSGDASTDLIAARSHSCHQGRRLNLRIFKLLISCCLLTLCIYPNAWHLSIGPGSGPGSGLVSGSIWVSADSIKGRGDAHRLDEMGPHSHSHTSMSASLPSSWLTQSNNHANISELLDNLLRGYDNSIRPDFGGPPATVEVDIMVRSMGPISEVDMTYSMDCYFRQSWVDKRLAFEGAQDTLALSVSMLARIWKPDTYFYNGKQSYLHTITTPNKFVRIYQNGRVLYSSRLTIKAGCPMNLADFPMDIQKCPLKFGSFGYTTSDVIYRWNKERPPVAIAEDMKLSQFDLVDCPAGNLTDIVYKAAAPRPQRRPFSNKDPPRPTSKVLTTFAGPAAKNQHVRGTGLKLDKGAFGTGRDATGGAGSTTGLSGTITLETNHPSEYSMLMVNFHLQRHMGNFLIQVYGPCCLLVVLSWVSFWLNREATADRVSLGITTVLTMTFLGLEARTDLPKVSYPTALDFFVFLSFGFIFATILQFAVVHYYTKYGSGECYFIIEELDSDSGESETDPLTSDFRDSTESKIYEVIPLSMCAITMPPPPNRVGMLTSRNRGPRNRRHGLWSMKLLGLFDWRRRRKPPRAGDSDEEEDDEQTQLRANEAPTTSAAAAAAQAAAQAARISPPTGGRRRMSYYRREEMEARRKGKRTPQYNSVSKIDRASRIVFPLLFILINVFYWYGYLSRSSRILANTPDAST; from the exons ATGTGCACAATGCCAGCAACAACAGATGCATCCGGCTCCGGCGATGCATCAACTGACCTCATCGCAGCAAGGAGCCACTCCTGCCACCAAGGACGCCGCCTGAACTTGCGCATATTTAAACTTTTGATTAGCTGCTGCCTCCTCACGCTGTGCATTTACCCAAACGCCTGGCACTTGTCCATCGGCCCAGGCTCGGGACCGGGATCGGGATTGGTATCGGGATCCATCTGGGTCTCGGCCGACAGCATTAAGGGACGAGGCGATGCCCACCGCCTGGACGAGATGGGCCCCCACTCCCACTCGCACACCTCCATGTCCGCATCCCTGCCCTCCTCGTGGCTCACCCAGAGCAATAACCATGCAAATATATCGGAGCTGCTGGACAATCTGCTGCGCGGCTACGACAATAGCATTCGACCGGATTTCGGTG GTCCTCCAGCTACAGTAGAAGTGGATATTATGGTTCGCAGCATGGGACCAATATCAGAGGTCGACATG ACCTACTCGATGGACTGTTACTTCCGCCAATCCTGGGTGGATAAACGTCTCGCGTTCGAGGGGGCCCAGGACACGCTGGCACTGAGCGTCTCGATGTTGGCCCGGATTTGGAAGCCGGATACGTACTTTTACAACGGCAAGCAGAGCTATTTACACACGATTACCACGCCAAATAAGTTTGTGAGGATCTATCAGAACGGACGCGTTCTGTACTCCAGCCGGCTGACAATTAAAGCCGGCTGCCCGATGAATCTGGCCGATTTTCCCATGGACATACAAAAGTGTCCCCTGAAATTCGGTTCAT TTGGCTACACCACGTCCGATGTCATCTACCGGTGGAACAAAGAGCGACCCCCTGTCGCCATCGCCGAGGACATGAAGCTGTCCCAATTCGATTTGGTCGACTGTCCGGCTGGGAATTTAACGGACATTGTGTACAAGGCGGCGGCTCCTAGACCGCAACGCCGTCCATTCAGCAACAAGGACCCACCACGACCCACCAGCAAGGTGCTGACCACTTTCGCCGGTCCGGCGGCAAAGAACCAGCATGTCCGCGGCACAGGACTCAAACTGGACAAGGGAGCCTTCGGCACTGGACGTGATGCAACCGGCGGAGCAGGGTCCACCACCGGGCTAAGTGGCACCATCACCCTGGAGACCAACCATCCTT CGGAGTACTCCATGCTGATGGTGAACTTTCACCTGCAGCGGCACATGGGCAACTTCCTCATCCAGGTGTACGGTCCCTGCTGCCTGCTGGTGGTCCTGAGCTGGGTGTCCTTCTGGCTGAACCGCGAGGCCACCGCGGATCGGGTCTCCCTCGGCATCACCACCGTGCTGACGATGACCTTCCTCGGGCTGGAGGCTCGCACGGATCTGCCCAAGGTGTCCTATCCCACGGCCCTGGACTTCTTCGTGTTCCTCTCGTTCGGCTTCATCTTCGCCACGATCCTGCAGTTTGCAGTGGTGCACTACTACACTAAGTACGGATCGGGGGAGTGCTACTTCATTATCGAGGAGCTGGACTCGGATTCGGGGGAGTCGGAGACGGATCCGCTGACCTCCGACTTCCGGGACAGCACGGAGTCCAAGATCTACGAGGTCATTCCGCTGTCCATGTGCGCTATCACCATGCCGCCACCACCCAATCGGGTGGGCATGCTCACCTCCAGGAACCGGGGTCCCCGGAACAGACGACATGGTCTGTGGAGCATGAAGCTCCTGGGTCTCTTTGACTGGCGGCGAAGAAGAAAGCCGCCCCGAGCCGGCGACTCCGATGAGGAGGAGGATGACGAGCAGACGCAGCTGAGGGCCAACGAGGCACCGACCACATCCGCGGCAGCTGCAGCGGCACAGGCGGCGGCACAGGCTGCCCGGATCAGTCCTCCGACTGGTGGTCGCCGCAGGATGTCCTACTACCGACGCGAGGAGATGGAGGCCCGGAGGAAGGGCAAACGAACCCCACAGTACAACTCCGTGTCGAAGATCGATCGCGCCTCGCGAATCGTCTTTCCGCTGCTCTTCATCCTGATCAACGTGTTCTATTGGTACGGCTATTTGTCGAGGAGCTCCCGGATTTTGGCCAACACGCCGGATGCGAGCACCTGA
- the LOC119555515 gene encoding gamma-aminobutyric acid receptor alpha-like isoform X2 translates to MVRSMGPISEVDMTYSMDCYFRQSWVDKRLAFEGAQDTLALSVSMLARIWKPDTYFYNGKQSYLHTITTPNKFVRIYQNGRVLYSSRLTIKAGCPMNLADFPMDIQKCPLKFGSFGYTTSDVIYRWNKERPPVAIAEDMKLSQFDLVDCPAGNLTDIVYKAAAPRPQRRPFSNKDPPRPTSKVLTTFAGPAAKNQHVRGTGLKLDKGAFGTGRDATGGAGSTTGLSGTITLETNHPSEYSMLMVNFHLQRHMGNFLIQVYGPCCLLVVLSWVSFWLNREATADRVSLGITTVLTMTFLGLEARTDLPKVSYPTALDFFVFLSFGFIFATILQFAVVHYYTKYGSGECYFIIEELDSDSGESETDPLTSDFRDSTESKIYEVIPLSMCAITMPPPPNRVGMLTSRNRGPRNRRHGLWSMKLLGLFDWRRRRKPPRAGDSDEEEDDEQTQLRANEAPTTSAAAAAAQAAAQAARISPPTGGRRRMSYYRREEMEARRKGKRTPQYNSVSKIDRASRIVFPLLFILINVFYWYGYLSRSSRILANTPDAST, encoded by the exons ATGGTTCGCAGCATGGGACCAATATCAGAGGTCGACATG ACCTACTCGATGGACTGTTACTTCCGCCAATCCTGGGTGGATAAACGTCTCGCGTTCGAGGGGGCCCAGGACACGCTGGCACTGAGCGTCTCGATGTTGGCCCGGATTTGGAAGCCGGATACGTACTTTTACAACGGCAAGCAGAGCTATTTACACACGATTACCACGCCAAATAAGTTTGTGAGGATCTATCAGAACGGACGCGTTCTGTACTCCAGCCGGCTGACAATTAAAGCCGGCTGCCCGATGAATCTGGCCGATTTTCCCATGGACATACAAAAGTGTCCCCTGAAATTCGGTTCAT TTGGCTACACCACGTCCGATGTCATCTACCGGTGGAACAAAGAGCGACCCCCTGTCGCCATCGCCGAGGACATGAAGCTGTCCCAATTCGATTTGGTCGACTGTCCGGCTGGGAATTTAACGGACATTGTGTACAAGGCGGCGGCTCCTAGACCGCAACGCCGTCCATTCAGCAACAAGGACCCACCACGACCCACCAGCAAGGTGCTGACCACTTTCGCCGGTCCGGCGGCAAAGAACCAGCATGTCCGCGGCACAGGACTCAAACTGGACAAGGGAGCCTTCGGCACTGGACGTGATGCAACCGGCGGAGCAGGGTCCACCACCGGGCTAAGTGGCACCATCACCCTGGAGACCAACCATCCTT CGGAGTACTCCATGCTGATGGTGAACTTTCACCTGCAGCGGCACATGGGCAACTTCCTCATCCAGGTGTACGGTCCCTGCTGCCTGCTGGTGGTCCTGAGCTGGGTGTCCTTCTGGCTGAACCGCGAGGCCACCGCGGATCGGGTCTCCCTCGGCATCACCACCGTGCTGACGATGACCTTCCTCGGGCTGGAGGCTCGCACGGATCTGCCCAAGGTGTCCTATCCCACGGCCCTGGACTTCTTCGTGTTCCTCTCGTTCGGCTTCATCTTCGCCACGATCCTGCAGTTTGCAGTGGTGCACTACTACACTAAGTACGGATCGGGGGAGTGCTACTTCATTATCGAGGAGCTGGACTCGGATTCGGGGGAGTCGGAGACGGATCCGCTGACCTCCGACTTCCGGGACAGCACGGAGTCCAAGATCTACGAGGTCATTCCGCTGTCCATGTGCGCTATCACCATGCCGCCACCACCCAATCGGGTGGGCATGCTCACCTCCAGGAACCGGGGTCCCCGGAACAGACGACATGGTCTGTGGAGCATGAAGCTCCTGGGTCTCTTTGACTGGCGGCGAAGAAGAAAGCCGCCCCGAGCCGGCGACTCCGATGAGGAGGAGGATGACGAGCAGACGCAGCTGAGGGCCAACGAGGCACCGACCACATCCGCGGCAGCTGCAGCGGCACAGGCGGCGGCACAGGCTGCCCGGATCAGTCCTCCGACTGGTGGTCGCCGCAGGATGTCCTACTACCGACGCGAGGAGATGGAGGCCCGGAGGAAGGGCAAACGAACCCCACAGTACAACTCCGTGTCGAAGATCGATCGCGCCTCGCGAATCGTCTTTCCGCTGCTCTTCATCCTGATCAACGTGTTCTATTGGTACGGCTATTTGTCGAGGAGCTCCCGGATTTTGGCCAACACGCCGGATGCGAGCACCTGA
- the LOC119555521 gene encoding uncharacterized protein LOC119555521 — MSKIRKFSFLIHALFLFTTCASFNKELVMCGDCTKYNKGICIIKSDVDHVVIQEESLLSMGSSELAPLTADLDVCIPSNMTIDAQDGEFLYICVWSPELGCQMLIPKNNKDDFIGCGSCQMDEFVRIGCPCEKPVSDSGKFKWKSGSRQLYSRSLRIMIAAYFMQQAMTQKLCGL, encoded by the exons ATGTCtaaaattcgaaaatttaGTTTTCTGATTCACGCTCTTTTCCTGTTTACCACATGTGCCTCATTTAATAAAGAACTTGTAATGTGTGGAGACTGTACTAAGTACAATAAGGGCATATGCATAATTAAAAGTGATGTGGACCATGTTGTGATTCAAGAAGAATCTTTGCTATCGATGGGTTCTTCTGAACTTGCCCCGCTAACCGCGGACTTGGACGTGTGCATTCCTAGCAATATGACAATTGATG CACAAGATGGAGAATTcctatatatatgtgtttgGTCACCCGAACTTGGTTGTCAAATGTTAATACCTAAAAACAATAAGGACGATTTTATTGGGTGTGGGTCGTGCCAAATGGACGAATTTGTTCGAATAGGCTGTCCGTGTGAGAAACCCGTCTCAGATTCTGGCAAATTCAAGTGGAAATCGGGATCAAGGCAACTTTACAGCCGATCTCTGCGTATTATGATTGCTGCTTATTTTATGCAGCAGGCTATGACACAAAAGCTATGTGGGCTTTAG
- the LOC119555520 gene encoding glycerol-3-phosphate phosphatase: MSRGGAINLTDLSGGQVAEWLQSFDTILCDGDGTIWQDDTAIEGASDVLNALQHRLGKKVYLITNNGLKTRQELFERSQRLGFHLPSDRHIISPTAAIADYLAQSPEFDSARHKVYVVGNAAIARELRQHGIDSYGAGGTEELPSGDKWPDFVAREFGSPEAAKDVGAVVVGWDEYFSYCKMARACHILCSNPGCAFLVTNRDAVHKYPAFCIPGTGAFVAGIEACSEREALEMGKPNPLVLEPLTKSGELQPERTLMIGDCLKIDVGFASNCGMLSLLVGTGRYNNLSDVRRENGKLAQPDFYLPRLADLLAYL, from the exons ATGTCCAGAGGCGGTGCTATCAACTTGACGGACCTATCCGGGGGGCAGGTGGCCGAGTGGCTCCAAAGTTTCGACACGATTCTCTGCGACGGCGACG GCACCATTTGGCAGGATGACACGGCCATTGAGGGCGCTTCGGATGTGCTGAATGCCCTGCAGCATCGCTTGGGCAAGAAAGTCTACCTGATTACCAACAATGGTCTGAAGACGCGCCAGGAGCTCTTTGAGCGCTCGCAGCGGCTTGGATTCCATTTGCCCAGCGACCGACACATCATATCGCCCACGGCGGCCATCGCCGACTATCTGGCCCAGAGTCCGGAGTTCGATAGTGCCCGCCACAAGGTCTATGTGGTGGGCAACGCGGCCATCGCCCGGGAATTAAGGCAGCACGGAATCGACAGCTACGGAGCCGGGGGAACGGAGGAACTGCCTTCGGGCGACAAGTGGCCGGACTTTGTGGCTCGCGAATTCGGCAGCCCGGAGGCGGCCAAGGACGTGGGTGCAGTGGTGGTCGGCTGGGATGAGTACTTTAGCTACTGCAAGATGGCCCGCGCCTGTCACATCCTGTGCAGCAATCCGGGCTGCGCCTTCCTTGTCACCAACCGGGATGCCGTGCACAAGTATCCCGCCTTCTGTATCCCCGGCACAGGGGCCTTTGTGGCCGGAATCGAAGCCTGTTCCGAGCGCGAGGCCCTCGAGATGGGCAAGCCAAATCCCTTGGTCCTGGAGCCCCTCACCAAGTCCGGCGAGCTGCAGCCGGAACGAACGCTTATGATTGGTGACTG CCTCAAAATAGATGTCGGTTTCGCCAGTAATTGTGGCATGCTATCGCTTCTGGTGGGCACTGGTAGATACAATAATCTCTCGGATGTCCGCCGGGAAAACGGCAAGCTGGCCCAGCCAGATTTTTATCTACCCCGACTGGCCGATCTGTTGGCTTATTTGTGA
- the LOC119555519 gene encoding glycerol-3-phosphate phosphatase, which yields MRSSFSTCSRKAITMYKQTCTNLLELSSAKVTEWISSFDSVITDCDGVLWIYGQALEGSVDVMNQFKAMGKSIYFCTNNSTKTRSELLQKGVELGFHINESGIISTAHATAAFLKRRNFSKRVFVIGSEGITKELDAVGIRHTAVGPEPMKGSLVEFMAEHLKLDTDIGAVVVGFDEHFSFPKMMKAASYLNDPQCLFVATNTDERFPMPNMIVPGSGSFVRAIQTCAEREPIVIGKPNPAICESLVREKKIDPSRTLMIGDRANTDILLGYNCGFQTLLVGSGIHQLKDVEQWKKSKNPEDKKLIPDVYLPKLGDLLPSIVDVLAGLK from the exons ATGAGATCTAGCTTCAGCACCTGTTCGCGAAAGGCTATAACCATGTACAAGCAGACGTGCACCAATCTCCTGGAACTGTCCTCCGCCAAGGTGACCGAGTGGATATCGAGCTTCGATTCGGTGATTACAGACTGTGATG GAGTTCTTTGGATCTATGGCCAGGCCCTGGAAGGCTCGGTGGATGTGATGAACCAGTTCAAGGCCATGGGAAAGTCAATTTACTTCTGCACAAACAACTCGACGAAGACCCGGTCGGAACTTCTACAGAAAGGCGTCGAGCTGGGCTTTCACATCAATGAGAGCGGGATTATATCGACGGCCCATGCCACAGCAGCGTTTCTGAAGCGTCGGAATTTCAGCAAGCGGGTGTTCGTGATCGGAAGCGAGGGTATCACCAAGGAGCTGGACGCCGTGGGCATCCGGCACACCGCGGTGGGTCCGGAACCCATGAAGGGATCGCTGGTCGAGTTCATGGCAGAGCATTTAAAGCTGGACACGGACATCGGAGCCGTGGTCGTGGGCTTCGATGAGCACTTCAGCTTCCCCAAGATGATGAAGGCCGCCTCGTACCTGAACGATCCGCAGTGCCTGTTCGTGGCCACCAACACGGATGAGCGTTTCCCCATGCCCAACATGATAGTGCCAGGCAGCGGTAGCTTCGTGCGGGCCATCCAAACCTGTGCGGAACGGGAGCCGATAGTGATCGGAAAGCCCAATCCGGCCATTTGCGAATCTCTGGTCAGGGAAAAGAAAATCGATCCCTCGAGGACCCTGATGATCGGTGATCGTGCCAATACGGACATCCTCCTGGGCTACAATTGCGGTTTCCAGACCTTGCTCGTGGGCTCCGGTATCCACCAGCTGAAGGACGTGGAGCAATGGAAGAAGAGCAAGAATCCCGAGGACAAGAAGCTCATACCAGACGTATACCTGCCCAAGCTGGGGGATCTGCTGCCATCGATTGTGGACGTCCTGGCGGGCTTGAAGTAA